The Thermoanaerobaculia bacterium genome contains the following window.
GGGACGTGCAGCGACACGGCGTCGGAGCGCCGGAGCAGCTCGTCGAACGACACCCGCGGCGGGTCGTCGGGGTCGTCGCGGTCCCGGGGCGAACGCCCGAACGCGATCACCGACATCCCGAACGCGCGCGCGCGCCGCGCGACCGCCTTGCCGATCCGGCCCGGGCCGACGATCCCGAGCGTCTTCCCCTTCGGATCGCGTCCGAGGAGCAGGTCCGGGCGCCACCCCGAGTAGCCTCCCGCGCGGACGAGCCGGTCCCCTTCGATGATCCGGCGCCAGAGCGCGAGGAGGAGCGTCATCGCGATGTCCGCGGTCGCGTCGGTCAGCGCGCCCGGCGTGTGCGTCACGACGATGCCGCGCGCCGCCGCGGCCGCCCGATCGACGTTATCGACGCCGACCGCGTAGTTGGCGACGACCCTGAGCCTCGGAGCGGCGGCGAGGAGCTCGGCGTCGACCGGCACGGTGAGGAGCGAGATCAGCCCGTCCGCGTCGGCGAGCTCGGCCCGGAACGCCCCGAAGGAGCGCTCGGGCTCCGCGATCCGGACCTCGAACGTCTCTGCGAGCGTGTCGAGCCACGGTCCGGGGAGCGCAGAGGCCGAGACCACCACCGCGGTCACCGCCGGACGCCTCCCAGCGCGCTCCCGAGGAAGAAGAGGGCGGCGCCGAAGGCGAGGATCGACAGCTCCGCCCGGATCGGGCCCCCGAGTGTTCCCGTGAGGTACGGGTGCCCGCCGAGGACGCCGACGAAGAGCGCCATCCCCGTCACGAGGAGTCCCGCCAGCATCAGTGCGCGGCCGATCGTCTGCCGCATTCTTCTAGCCCCCGCCGTTCGTGACGGCGACCGAGAGCAGCGCATCGCCCTGCTCGAGCCGGTCGACGACTTCCTGTCCGGTGATCACTCTTCCGAAGAGAGAATATCGCCCGTCGAGGTGCGGCTGCCGGGAAAGCGTCACGAACCACTGGCTTCCCCCGGTGTCCGCCCCCTCGAGCCCCATCCCCACGCTCCCGCGCTCGTAGCTCCCGGCGACGAGCTCGTCGCGGATCTCGTAGCCCGGGCCCCCGTGGAGCGTCTCCGTCGGATCGCCCCCCTGGACGACGAACCACGGGACGACGCGATCGAATTTCGTGCCGTCGAAGAACTTCCGCCGCGCGAGCGCCTCGAAGTTCGCCACCGTCAGCGGCGCTGCCGTGGCGTCGAGGGCGATCGTGAAGGTTCCGCGGGCGGTCGTCACCGACGCGCGGTGAGCTCCCTCGGAATCCTCGAGGATCTTCTCGTAGTCGGAAATAACGCGCCCGGTCGCGTACGGCGCCGGCGCGAGCGCCGCCGCGTCGCCCCCGAAGCCGTCGATCAGCGCGCGCCGGGCCTCGCGCGCGACCACTCCGCGCGGCCAGCCGGCGGCGGACTCCAGGAGCTTCCGGGCCGGATCCCGCTTCAGGCGGGCGGCGGCGCGCACGCACGAAAGCGCGACGTCGGGAATCGTGTCGCTGCGCGAAGCCCGCATCGCGGCCTCGATCGGCGGGACAACGGCGGGGTCGCCCGATTCGGCGAGCCGGTCGACGACCGCCGACCGGACCCCGGGGTCGGGATCGGCCAGCAGCGCGGCGATGGCCGGCCGGCGCGCCGCGTCGAGCGGGAACGTCCCGACCGCCGCCTCGCGGACGCGCGGGCTCGGGTCCCGGAGGAACGCGTCGCGAAGTCCGGCGGCCGCGTCCTCGGTCAGGAAAACGAGCGCCGCAGCGCCCGCGGCCCGGAACGCGGAGTCGGGAGAGGCGGACGCGTCCGCGATCCGAGCGCGTCCCCGGTCCCCGAGCACGGCGAGCTCCGCCGAGAACGCGACCGCCCGCCTCCGGCCGGCGCCGGAGACCGCCTGCGCGTGCAGCGCGCGGAACGCTT
Protein-coding sequences here:
- a CDS encoding D-glycerate dehydrogenase, giving the protein MTAVVVSASALPGPWLDTLAETFEVRIAEPERSFGAFRAELADADGLISLLTVPVDAELLAAAPRLRVVANYAVGVDNVDRAAAAARGIVVTHTPGALTDATADIAMTLLLALWRRIIEGDRLVRAGGYSGWRPDLLLGRDPKGKTLGIVGPGRIGKAVARRARAFGMSVIAFGRSPRDRDDPDDPPRVSFDELLRRSDAVSLHVPLSAETRHLIDAASLAKMKPDAVLINTARGPIVDETALCRALDTGTIAGAGLDVFENEPLVSPALLDDDRVVLMPHAASATVETRSEMARMVCEDVRRVLSGEPPRWPVPAERGA
- a CDS encoding peptidylprolyl isomerase; this encodes MNRPGLRAAGAALVAVLVGCAGARRPGRAPVPSEAPAPARTASFASTLEARAAMLMLEDERRFDAAALAAAAGSPDPAVRTAAAHAAGAIGDPRGRPLLVRLAGDGDSRVRAAAALGLEIARLPEGSPAAEALLGDADAGVRCAAGRAVGALHTGAGEAALVAAIRADPRPCLLYALARYGDEPAAAAARELAAAPSADLRRAAVYAFARNPVAGSSAALARALTDEDGEAAAFAARGLGVLGDPASLPALLSALDRRETGVRTLALNAIGAIEEKGRTAIPRDRAARIVDLSRLADPSVATAALAALRWCADDREAFRALHAQAVSGAGRRRAVAFSAELAVLGDRGRARIADASASPDSAFRAAGAAALVFLTEDAAAGLRDAFLRDPSPRVREAAVGTFPLDAARRPAIAALLADPDPGVRSAVVDRLAESGDPAVVPPIEAAMRASRSDTIPDVALSCVRAAARLKRDPARKLLESAAGWPRGVVAREARRALIDGFGGDAAALAPAPYATGRVISDYEKILEDSEGAHRASVTTARGTFTIALDATAAPLTVANFEALARRKFFDGTKFDRVVPWFVVQGGDPTETLHGGPGYEIRDELVAGSYERGSVGMGLEGADTGGSQWFVTLSRQPHLDGRYSLFGRVITGQEVVDRLEQGDALLSVAVTNGGG